The stretch of DNA CCATGCTCGAGCGCACCGCCAGGCTGGGGGATGCCCACGAGCTACGCGTGCTCGAGAGTTATCGTCAGAAGTTTGGCCCGAAGCAGTCCGGCGCAGGTGTTGTCGAAATTGCTCGGCCCACGCGCATGGACCGTGAGTCCATCGAGGCTGTGGCCGACGACACCGTGCGGGCGTTCGCCAGCGGTGCTGATCTGGTCTTTCAGGCCACCTTTTTCGACGAGAGCTTCATTGGCTTCGCCGACTTCATCCTGCGGCAGTCCGACGGCAGCTATCTGATTCAAGATACCAAGCTTGCGCGACGGGCCACGGTGACGGCGCTGCTGCAGCTCGCTGCCTATGCCGAGCAGCTGGAGCGCATCGGAGTGAGGCCCGCAGCCACCGCTGAATTGTTGCTCGGCGACGGATCGGTGAGTGTGCACCGGCTTTCCGACATCGCACCGGTTTACCGCGCTCGGCGTGCACGCCTGCTGCAGATGATCGACGAGCGGATCGCCGCCGACGAGCCAGTCTCCTGGGGCGACACGCGGTACAGCGTCTGCGGCCGGTGTGTGAGCTGCGAGGCAGAGGTGCAATCCCACCGCGACCTGCTTCTGGTGGCAGGCATGCGCGTCACCCAGCGAGCGCGGTTCGCAGCCGCGGGAATCCACACGATCGATGAGCTCGCGGCATCCGATTCGGGGGTGTCGGGCCAATCGGTCGAGGGCATCGCCGAGAACACCCTCACGACGTTGCGGAACCAAGCCCAGCTGCAGGTGGGCGCGATTCCCGGTGAGCCGCCGCCCGTACAGGTGTGCAACCCGGCGGCACTCGCCGTGCTGCCCACGCCGAACCCGGGTGACATCTTCTTCGATTTTGAGGGCGACCCGCTGTACACCGAGGGCACGGCCGAGCATTGGGGGCTCGACTACCTCTTCGGTCTTGTCGAGACGGATGGCAGTTTTCGCGCGTTCTGGGCGCACACTTTCGCCGAAGAACGGCAGGCTTTGCGTGACTTTCTCGACTATCTGGCGAAGCGACGTGCCGAGTTTCCCGGAATGCACATTTACCATTACGCGGCCTACGAACGCACGCACCTGCTGAGCATTGCGGCTCGGCACGGGGTCGGTGAGCATGAGATCGACCAGTTACTGCGCAGCAATGCCCTCGTCGATCTCTACCCGCTGGTTCGTAAAGCACTGCGGGTGGGGTCGCGTTCCTATTCGATCAAGAAGCTCGAGCCGCTTTACATGGGTACCGAGCTGCGCACCGGTGAGGTGACCAACGCGGCTGCCTCGATCACCGAATACGCCGATGCGCGGGAGCTGTATCTGGCCGGCGAGACGACCGAGGCTCAGCGCATGCTCGACTCGATTGCCGACTACAACCGTTACGACTGCGTCTCCACGCTGCGACTGCGCGACTGGCTGCGTGAGCAGGCCCGAGCGAGCGGCGTGCCCATCGGGCTCACCGGCGTGGTCGACGAAATGGGGGAGTTGCCCGAATCCCCCCTCCGTGACGCGTTGTTGGCTCGTGCCGGAGATCCGCTTCACCCCGACCGCACGGCAGACCAGACGGCGGCGGCGTTCGCGGCGGCCGCCCTGGACTACCACCAACGCGAACACAAGAGCTTCTGGTGGGGGCATTTTGCCCGGCTCGAGCAGCCGATCGATGAATGGGAAGACACCCGCGACGTACTGCGCATCGACGAGGTCCGTGTCGAGACCGACTGGTTTCGTGAGGGGCGGCAGCGCACCGACCGCCGGCACCTCTGGCTGCGCGGTCGGCTCGCCCCGGGCAGCAGCATCAAACCGGGTGACTCTGCCGGACCCTATCTGCTCTACGAATACCCGGGCCCGTACCCCGATCCGAAGGCCGCGCCCGGCGCGCGCAGTGCGCGCACGGTCACGGTGCTCGAGGTTGCTGATGACGGGGCCATCCTGATCGAAGAGACGCTGCCCAAAGACGTCGACCCCCACAGCCAGCGGCCATCGGCACTCGCGCCGAGCGCACCACCACCGGCCGGGCAGCAGAAGCCGGCAATCGAAGAGTGGGCCGAGGCGATCATCGACGCCCAGCCGGAGTGGCCGGCGGAGCCGATGGTCGACATCCTGCGTCGCGTCGCACCGCGCACTCGATCGGGTGCATTGGCCGCCATTTCGGCTTCTCCCGAGGGTGACGAGCGCATCAAGGCCGTGATCAGTAGCCTGCTCGACCTCGATGCGTCATACCTTGCAGTGCAGGGTCCTCCTGGTACCGGCAAAAGCTACCTGGGAGCCCACGTGATCACGACGCTCGTCCGCGAGCATGGCTGGAAGATCGGAGTTGTTGCACAGTCACACGCCGTGGTCGAGAATCTGCTCGCCGCGGTGGTCAAAGCCGGTCTCGACCGTGACCTGGTGGGAAAGGTCGCCAAGTCAGGCGGATCGAAGGCCGGTTCCGACGATGAGGAGACGGCCGAAATCCCGTATACGGCACTCCTGGCCAACGGGCAGCTACTGTTTGCGCTTGACCACGCCGACACCGGTTTCGTGGTCGGTGGCACTGCCTGGGACTTCAGTAATCCGGCGCGGGTGCCGCGGCACAGCCTCGACCTACTCGTCGTCGATGAGGCCGGCCAATTCTCCCTGGCCTCCACGATTGCGGCCAGCGTCGCTGCAACGAACCTGCTGCTGCTCGGCGACCCGCAGCAACTGCCTCAGGTGAGCCAGGGCACGCATCCCGAGCCGATCGATCAGTCGGCACTGGGCTGGGTGAGTGCCGGTCACGATGTGCTTCCGGCTTCGCTGGGATATTTCCTGGCCGAGAGCCGTCGGATGCACCCGGCGGTGACGGCACCGGTATCTCGCTTGTCGTATGAGGGTGAGCTGCACTCGCATGAGTCTGCATCGACGCGCCACCTCGACGGAGTCACGCCGGGCCTGCATATCGTTCCAGTGCACCACGTCGGAAATGCTGTGGAATCGGTTGAAGAGGCAGCACAGGTGGTATCGCTGGTTGAATCGCTGCTCGGTACGCGCTGGAGCGACCCGACCGACCACCGCCTCGACGATGTGCTCGACGAAGGCGACCTCATCGTCGTCACGCCGTACAACGCGCAGCTGAACACGGTGAAAGACGCACTGGCAACGGCCGGCTTTGTTCGGGTGCGTGTCGGTACCGTCGACAAATTCCAAGGCCAAGAGGCCGCCATCGCGATGGTGACGCTCGCCGCCTCGTCGGCCGATGATGTGCCACGCGGACTCGGCTTCCTCATCATGAAGAACCGGTTGAACGTGGCCATTTCCCGGGCCAAGTGGGCGGCCTACCTGGTCTACTCGCCGGGGTTGGCCGAGAGCCTGCCGGTCACTCCGGCCGGAGTCGCCGAGCTGAGTGCGTTCATTACGCTGGTCGAGTCAGGGGTGTAAAAGTCACAGATTCCTGTAAATCGTCGTGAATTCGAGGGGATCTGACCCCCAACGGTATCTGGGTGTCGCGAAACCCGCGTAACGTTAACAGGTGGTTTTCAAATCTTGATCTTCGAGGTAACGGGCTCCACATCAGAAAGGCATTACCTTGAGCGACGAATGTATCCACGGACTGGCTGACCGAGAGTGCGCCAGCTGCTTCCCCCAAGCCGTTCCTGAGGTCGCGCGTGTGGTGTCGAACCCATCTCAGCGTGCCAGCAAGGCACGCGAGCGCGTTGCACCGACGACTCTCCGCACGGCCCCGGTCGCGCCCAAGACTTCGGCTGGCGCAAAGGCTGCGGCCCCGGTGCGGTCCGCTGCAGTCAAAGTCGGTGACCAGCGCATCTACCACGTCACCCATATCAAGAACCTGGCCGACATCCTGGTCAGCGGCGCAGTCAATGCCATGCAGGGCGCTACGGCCACGACTCCCGTCGTCGACATCTCGTCCGAGGGCAATCGCGCATGGCGTGCTTCTACCCACATTGCCGGTGACGACAGTGCCAGCGTCGCCGATTACGTACCCTTCTTCCTCTCCCCAGACGCGAGCGTGTGGGAGAGCATCCGTTCGGGCGCCATCGACCCGCGGCTGACGACCACCGCAACGGATGCCGCAGCTGCGGACTTCGTGATTCTGGTGAGCGCCGTCAAGAACGCCACGGCGCTTCACCCGGGCGATGTCCCGGAAGACGATACGGCCATCGTCGTGACCGACGCGGACGCAGCCCTGGAACGCACCCGTTTCGGCGCAACACGCGACGGTGCCGAGCGTCTGTTGCACACCGTGCGTTCGAACCCCGCAAGCGGAGCCATTCTCGAGGCAGAATTCCTCGTGCACGGCACGTTCCCGTTTGATCAGATCATGCTCATCGGCGTGGCAAACGACCGGGTGCGCGATACCGTCAAGGGAATTCTCAAGCCCTCCGGCTTTCGCACGAAGGTCGCCGTGTACCCGCCGTGGTTCCTGCCGAGCGACGACGACTCACTCGACGGATAGCTACGCGTCGAGGAGCCCACGAATATCGTCGGCCGTGAGCGCCGGGCTGAACACGTCGTCGTCGTCGATGACCGCCGTGAACAGCTTGGCTTTCTTGGCCTTCAGCGCCATCACTTTCTCTTCGATGGTGCCCGCTGCGACCATACGGTAGACCATCACGTTCTTGGTCTGGCCGATGCGGTGCGTTCGGTCGATGGCCTGCGCTTCACTCGCCGGATTCCACCACGGGTCGAGCATGAACACGTAATCGGCCTCGGTGAGATTCAAACCGAAGCCGCCGGCCTTCAGACTGATCAGAAAGACCGGAGCCTGGCCGGATTTGAATCGATCGATGACCTCCGAGCGCCGCAGAGTCGAGCCGTCAAGATAGCAATAGGGTGTGCCGAGCGCATCAAGCCGGGCCGCAGCCTTCTTCAAAAATGAGGTGAACTGGCTGAAGACAAGTGCTCGATGCCCCTCGGCCAGCACATCTTCGAGCTGTTCAAAGAGGGCGTCGAGTTTGCTCGAGGGCACCGTGGCATACGTGTCGTCGACCAGTGACGCGTCGAGGCTGAGCATGCGCAGCAGCGTGAGCGACCGAAAGACAATGAACCGGTTTGTGTCGAGATCCTCGAGCAGTCCGAGCAACTTCTGCCGTTCACGCTGCAAAAAAGTGTCGTAGAGCTTCTGATGCCGCGGGTTCAGCTCGATCTCGAGCGTTTGCTCTTGCTTGGCCGGCAGATCGCTGGCCACGAGCTCTTTGGTGCGACGCAGCAGAAACGGCCGGATGCGACGGCGCAGCTTCGTGAGCCGGCCCGGGTTGGTGCCGAGCTCGATCTGGCGCACATAGTCCTCGGTGAATTTACGGGCGGATGGGAACAGCCCCGGTGCGACGACGGCAAACAATGCCCGCAGCTCCAACAGGTTGTTCTCCATCGGAGTTCCAGTGATGGCCAGTTTGAACGGGGTGTCGAGATCGACGGCGCAGGCGTGAGCCCGGCTTCCCGCGTTCTTCACAAACTGGGCCTCGTCGAGAATCAGGCCGGCCCAGGGGAGGGCCTGATAACTCTCGAAATTGAGCCGAAACAGCGTGTACGAGGTGACAATGACGTCGACCGGGCCGCGCGTTCCATCCGGTGCCGCTTCGAGGGCATCCGC from Leifsonia psychrotolerans encodes:
- a CDS encoding TM0106 family RecB-like putative nuclease produces the protein MFVLDGSIITSASDLTAASTCEFAFLRRLDTKLGRRAASIEPEDAMLERTARLGDAHELRVLESYRQKFGPKQSGAGVVEIARPTRMDRESIEAVADDTVRAFASGADLVFQATFFDESFIGFADFILRQSDGSYLIQDTKLARRATVTALLQLAAYAEQLERIGVRPAATAELLLGDGSVSVHRLSDIAPVYRARRARLLQMIDERIAADEPVSWGDTRYSVCGRCVSCEAEVQSHRDLLLVAGMRVTQRARFAAAGIHTIDELAASDSGVSGQSVEGIAENTLTTLRNQAQLQVGAIPGEPPPVQVCNPAALAVLPTPNPGDIFFDFEGDPLYTEGTAEHWGLDYLFGLVETDGSFRAFWAHTFAEERQALRDFLDYLAKRRAEFPGMHIYHYAAYERTHLLSIAARHGVGEHEIDQLLRSNALVDLYPLVRKALRVGSRSYSIKKLEPLYMGTELRTGEVTNAAASITEYADARELYLAGETTEAQRMLDSIADYNRYDCVSTLRLRDWLREQARASGVPIGLTGVVDEMGELPESPLRDALLARAGDPLHPDRTADQTAAAFAAAALDYHQREHKSFWWGHFARLEQPIDEWEDTRDVLRIDEVRVETDWFREGRQRTDRRHLWLRGRLAPGSSIKPGDSAGPYLLYEYPGPYPDPKAAPGARSARTVTVLEVADDGAILIEETLPKDVDPHSQRPSALAPSAPPPAGQQKPAIEEWAEAIIDAQPEWPAEPMVDILRRVAPRTRSGALAAISASPEGDERIKAVISSLLDLDASYLAVQGPPGTGKSYLGAHVITTLVREHGWKIGVVAQSHAVVENLLAAVVKAGLDRDLVGKVAKSGGSKAGSDDEETAEIPYTALLANGQLLFALDHADTGFVVGGTAWDFSNPARVPRHSLDLLVVDEAGQFSLASTIAASVAATNLLLLGDPQQLPQVSQGTHPEPIDQSALGWVSAGHDVLPASLGYFLAESRRMHPAVTAPVSRLSYEGELHSHESASTRHLDGVTPGLHIVPVHHVGNAVESVEEAAQVVSLVESLLGTRWSDPTDHRLDDVLDEGDLIVVTPYNAQLNTVKDALATAGFVRVRVGTVDKFQGQEAAIAMVTLAASSADDVPRGLGFLIMKNRLNVAISRAKWAAYLVYSPGLAESLPVTPAGVAELSAFITLVESGV
- a CDS encoding DarT ssDNA thymidine ADP-ribosyltransferase family protein, with product MVSNPSQRASKARERVAPTTLRTAPVAPKTSAGAKAAAPVRSAAVKVGDQRIYHVTHIKNLADILVSGAVNAMQGATATTPVVDISSEGNRAWRASTHIAGDDSASVADYVPFFLSPDASVWESIRSGAIDPRLTTTATDAAAADFVILVSAVKNATALHPGDVPEDDTAIVVTDADAALERTRFGATRDGAERLLHTVRSNPASGAILEAEFLVHGTFPFDQIMLIGVANDRVRDTVKGILKPSGFRTKVAVYPPWFLPSDDDSLDG